Proteins found in one Mycteria americana isolate JAX WOST 10 ecotype Jacksonville Zoo and Gardens chromosome 8, USCA_MyAme_1.0, whole genome shotgun sequence genomic segment:
- the CYSTM1 gene encoding cysteine-rich and transmembrane domain-containing protein 1 isoform X2 — translation MRKKTSRGEERDPYRLWEASCGVIALVAGVPEVSGQVDAVLEQEGGSPMKPPRRTDSASHMNYENPPPYPGPGPTAPYPPYAQQPGGPPGPYPGYPPGPAGPYQPGQPGYQGYPQYGWQNAPPPPGPVYADGPKNTVLWLLEDPAEHP, via the exons atgaggaagaagacATCTCGGGGTGAAGAGAGGGACCCGTACCGTCTCTGGGAGGCCAGCTGTGGGGTGATTGCTCTGGTGGCAGGGGTCCCTGAGGTGTCGGGTCAGGTGGACGCTGTTCTGGAGCAGGAGGGTGGATCACCAATGAAGCCCCCCCGCAG gaCAGATTCTGCATCCCACATGAACTACGAAAATCCTCCACCTTACCCTGGCCCGGGCCCGACTGCCCCTTACCCACCCTATGCACAGCAACCGGGTGGTCCTCCTGGCCCGTACCCAGGCTATCCTCCTGGACCTGCTGGGCCATACCAGCCAGGCCAGCCAGGTTATCAAGGTTATCCCCAGTATGGATGGCAAAATGCACCTCCGCCTCCAGGACCAGTGTATGCAGATGGGCCTAAAAACACAG TTCTCTGGCTGTTGGAAGATCCTGCTGAACATCCTTAA